A section of the Flavobacterium ardleyense genome encodes:
- the ccoS gene encoding cbb3-type cytochrome oxidase assembly protein CcoS, whose amino-acid sequence MSVIYILISISILVALIFFIAFIKAVKSGQYDDDYTPSVRMLFDDELLKTPEKQEIIKTNIKQE is encoded by the coding sequence ATGAGCGTTATCTATATTTTAATATCTATCAGCATATTAGTTGCTCTGATATTTTTCATCGCTTTTATCAAAGCAGTCAAAAGTGGGCAGTATGATGATGATTACACGCCTTCGGTCAGAATGCTCTTTGACGACGAATTGCTTAAAACGCCTGAAAAACAAGAAATAATTAAAACAAATATTAAACAAGAATAG
- the ccoN gene encoding cytochrome-c oxidase, cbb3-type subunit I, with amino-acid sequence MEMQQFYYDNKIVKKFIYATIVFGVVGMLVGLLLATLFLFPNLTDGISWLSFGRLRPLHTNAVIFAFVGNAMFAGIYYSLQRLLKTRMYSDVLSNINFWGWQLIIVAAAISLPLGYTSSKEYAELEWPIDIFLTLIWVVFGWNMIATILRRRERHLYVAIWFYLATFITIAVLHIFNSLALPVTFMKSYSVYAGVQDALVQWWYGHNAVAFFLTTPFLGLMYYFVPKAANRPVYSYRLSIIHFWSLIFIYIWAGPHHLLYSALPDWAQNLGVVFSIMLLAPSWGGMINGLLTLRGVWDKVRQDAVLKFFVVAITGYGMATFEGPLLSFKNVNGIAHFTDWIVAHVHVGALAWNGFLAFGMIYWLIPRMTKGKLYSDKLANAHFWIGTLGIIMYTLPLYVAGFTQAAMWKQFNPDGTLTYGNFLETVTQIIPMYWMRAIGGTLYLIGMFILVYNIIKTVSANAAIEDELAEAPALTVVSSSRVKGERFHAWLERKPIQMAILATIAILIGGIVQIVPTIMVKSNIPTIDAVKPYTPLELEGRDIYIREGCVGCHSQQVRPFRSEVERYGPQSKAGEYVYDHPFLWGSKRTGPDLMRVGQKYNDNWHFNHMWDPQSTSPGSIMPGYKWLFANEQMNYGDMEAKLRVMQKLGVPYTDQEVANATKNMEEQGLRILENLKSDPDFVKSYEASKKKAAADGEEFVPMDKREITAVIAYIQRLGTDIKVKTTN; translated from the coding sequence ATGGAGATGCAACAATTTTATTATGATAACAAAATTGTAAAGAAATTTATTTACGCTACCATTGTATTTGGTGTAGTAGGGATGTTAGTAGGACTTCTACTTGCTACCCTTTTTCTATTTCCAAATTTAACCGATGGAATATCATGGCTAAGCTTTGGTAGATTGCGTCCTTTACACACCAATGCCGTCATCTTTGCTTTCGTTGGTAATGCGATGTTTGCGGGTATTTATTATTCTTTACAGCGCCTTCTCAAGACTAGAATGTACTCGGATGTATTGAGTAATATCAATTTTTGGGGATGGCAACTTATTATTGTTGCTGCGGCAATCTCATTGCCTTTGGGATATACATCGTCTAAGGAATATGCAGAATTAGAGTGGCCAATAGATATTTTCTTGACACTTATTTGGGTAGTTTTTGGCTGGAATATGATTGCCACAATCTTACGCCGAAGAGAGCGTCACTTATATGTAGCCATCTGGTTTTATCTAGCAACGTTTATAACCATAGCTGTTCTGCATATTTTTAATAGCTTGGCTTTACCGGTAACATTTATGAAAAGTTACTCAGTATATGCCGGTGTCCAAGATGCACTTGTTCAATGGTGGTATGGTCACAATGCGGTAGCGTTTTTCTTGACTACTCCATTTTTAGGACTTATGTATTACTTCGTTCCTAAGGCAGCAAATCGTCCAGTATATTCTTATAGACTTTCTATTATCCACTTTTGGTCGTTAATTTTTATTTATATCTGGGCTGGTCCTCACCACCTTTTATATTCTGCTTTGCCTGATTGGGCTCAGAATTTAGGAGTTGTTTTCTCAATTATGCTTCTTGCTCCATCTTGGGGAGGAATGATTAATGGACTATTGACCTTAAGAGGAGTTTGGGATAAAGTGCGTCAAGATGCAGTATTGAAATTCTTCGTAGTAGCGATTACTGGTTACGGTATGGCAACTTTTGAAGGTCCATTACTTTCTTTCAAAAACGTAAATGGTATTGCTCACTTTACAGACTGGATCGTTGCACACGTGCACGTTGGTGCTTTGGCTTGGAATGGTTTCCTTGCCTTTGGTATGATCTACTGGTTGATTCCTAGAATGACCAAAGGAAAATTATATTCAGATAAATTAGCAAATGCACACTTCTGGATTGGTACCTTGGGTATCATTATGTATACACTACCTTTGTACGTTGCTGGATTTACGCAAGCAGCAATGTGGAAACAATTTAACCCTGACGGAACTTTAACTTACGGTAACTTCTTAGAAACTGTAACTCAAATTATTCCAATGTATTGGATGCGTGCTATTGGTGGAACATTATACTTAATCGGAATGTTTATTTTGGTTTATAATATCATCAAAACAGTTAGTGCAAATGCAGCAATCGAAGATGAATTAGCAGAAGCTCCGGCTCTTACAGTGGTAAGTAGTTCGAGAGTTAAAGGGGAAAGATTTCACGCTTGGTTAGAAAGAAAACCGATCCAGATGGCAATTTTAGCGACAATCGCAATCCTTATTGGAGGTATCGTTCAGATTGTACCTACTATTATGGTTAAATCTAACATCCCTACAATTGATGCGGTAAAACCTTATACACCTTTAGAGCTTGAAGGTAGAGATATTTACATTAGAGAAGGATGTGTTGGATGTCACTCTCAGCAAGTACGACCATTTAGAAGTGAAGTAGAGCGTTATGGTCCTCAATCTAAAGCTGGAGAATATGTGTACGATCACCCGTTCTTATGGGGTTCAAAAAGAACTGGTCCAGATTTAATGCGTGTGGGTCAGAAATATAATGACAATTGGCATTTTAATCACATGTGGGATCCACAGAGTACGTCACCTGGTTCAATTATGCCTGGATATAAGTGGTTATTTGCTAATGAGCAAATGAACTATGGAGATATGGAAGCTAAGTTACGCGTTATGCAAAAATTAGGTGTTCCTTATACCGACCAAGAGGTTGCAAATGCTACAAAAAACATGGAAGAACAAGGACTTCGAATTCTTGAAAACCTTAAATCCGATCCTGATTTTGTTAAGAGTTACGAAGCTAGCAAGAAGAAAGCCGCTGCCGATGGAGAAGAGTTCGTTCCGATGGACAAACGCGAAATTACTGCTGTAATAGCATATATTCAGAGATTAGGAACTGATATCAAAGTAAAAACAACTAATTAG
- a CDS encoding CcoQ/FixQ family Cbb3-type cytochrome c oxidase assembly chaperone: protein MFEAIKHNLETIVGVEIYPIISLTIFFTFFIGLGIWVFSYRKETIDEVSQLPLDN, encoded by the coding sequence ATGTTTGAAGCAATAAAACATAATTTAGAAACGATAGTTGGGGTAGAGATCTACCCCATCATATCACTAACGATATTCTTTACATTCTTTATAGGTCTAGGCATTTGGGTCTTCTCCTACAGAAAAGAAACCATTGATGAGGTATCGCAACTCCCACTAGACAACTAA
- a CDS encoding cbb3-type cytochrome c oxidase N-terminal domain-containing protein → MKKFFPGYVWVPIAFFSVAFIFELAIDTGHLPALLTFPILLLTLLIILVVLIAIHLTIKAINNVSYFLMSDEDKRMKEVEDAMSFTEKPWYQNLMRKLTKSEPLENEESLLLHHDYDGIKELDNDLPPWWTWLFIISVIYSVFYFTKYQIMDGNSQEDEFQTEMAAAKLQVDEYKRTAPDMMDENTVEVLTDAAALAAGKTIFESNCVACHRPDLGGSIGPNLTDTHWILGGTIKEIFHTIAKGGRDGKGMVAWNTTLKPKEIQQVSSYILSMKGTNPAEAKAAEGDIIIE, encoded by the coding sequence ATGAAAAAATTTTTTCCTGGATATGTTTGGGTGCCAATTGCCTTCTTTTCGGTTGCCTTCATCTTTGAGTTAGCAATTGATACAGGTCATCTTCCTGCTCTTTTAACATTCCCAATATTGTTATTAACTTTACTTATAATATTGGTCGTATTAATAGCAATTCACCTTACTATAAAAGCGATCAACAACGTCTCTTATTTTCTAATGAGCGATGAAGACAAACGTATGAAAGAGGTAGAGGATGCTATGAGCTTCACAGAAAAACCATGGTACCAAAATCTAATGCGGAAGTTAACAAAGAGTGAACCTCTTGAAAATGAAGAAAGCTTGCTTTTGCACCATGATTATGATGGGATTAAAGAACTAGACAATGATTTACCACCATGGTGGACGTGGTTGTTTATAATTTCTGTAATTTATTCTGTTTTTTATTTTACAAAGTACCAAATTATGGATGGCAATTCTCAGGAAGATGAATTTCAAACTGAGATGGCTGCGGCCAAATTGCAAGTGGACGAATACAAAAGGACTGCGCCAGATATGATGGATGAAAACACGGTTGAAGTTCTAACCGATGCTGCGGCATTAGCTGCTGGTAAAACAATTTTCGAAAGTAATTGTGTGGCATGTCACCGCCCCGATCTTGGTGGCTCAATTGGTCCAAACTTGACGGATACACATTGGATTCTAGGTGGTACTATCAAAGAAATTTTCCATACAATTGCCAAAGGTGGTCGTGACGGAAAAGGAATGGTTGCTTGGAATACTACTTTAAAACCTAAGGAAATTCAACAGGTATCTAGTTATATCCTTTCTATGAAAGGTACTAATCCCGCCGAAGCAAAAGCTGCCGAAGGTGATATTATTATCGAATAA
- the ccoG gene encoding cytochrome c oxidase accessory protein CcoG, with the protein MNEDDLDEDKYNEAFRDTIGTLDEEGNRKYIFPKKPHGRFYKYRKYVSYILLAILVANPFIKVNGNQFMLFNVMERRFNIFGFPFWPQDFYIFVVCMLVGVAFVLLFTVVYGRIFCGWICPQTIFLELVFRRIEYWIDGDRGSQMRLSRQKWDAEKIRKRVSKWFIFFIISFLIANVFLAYVVGSDTLYLMMKEGPIKQSGNFLGLLTFTGVFYFIFVWFREQVCIIACPYGRLQGVLLDDKSINVAYDFVRGEKEVGRAKFNKKEDRAQSGKGDCIDCNQCVHVCPMGIDIRNGTQLECTNCTACIDECDTIMESVGLPKGLIRYASETEIAKKEPFKFTARMKGYTAVLFILLGVLVGLLFLRNDVEASVLRLPGQLFEHKGDKISNVYTYKIVNKTNKDFTDVRFELISPKGEIKTVGSNRILVKKGEFAQGTIFIEIESFLLESDKSKLHIAVYNGDILLESTTTNFLSPRSFN; encoded by the coding sequence ATGAACGAGGATGATTTGGATGAAGACAAATACAATGAAGCATTTAGAGATACCATCGGTACTCTAGATGAAGAAGGTAATAGAAAATACATATTTCCTAAAAAACCACACGGACGTTTTTATAAATATAGAAAATATGTAAGTTACATCCTGCTTGCAATTTTGGTGGCCAATCCTTTTATAAAGGTAAATGGCAATCAGTTTATGCTTTTTAATGTCATGGAAAGGAGATTCAATATTTTTGGATTTCCTTTTTGGCCACAAGATTTTTACATCTTTGTAGTATGTATGCTCGTTGGAGTAGCGTTTGTTTTACTATTCACCGTTGTATACGGACGTATTTTCTGTGGATGGATTTGTCCGCAAACAATTTTTCTTGAACTAGTATTTAGACGAATTGAATATTGGATAGATGGCGACAGAGGGTCGCAAATGCGTCTTTCAAGACAAAAATGGGACGCTGAAAAGATCAGGAAGAGAGTCTCTAAATGGTTTATCTTCTTTATAATTTCATTTTTAATTGCAAATGTATTTTTGGCTTATGTAGTAGGGAGTGATACCCTTTATTTAATGATGAAGGAAGGACCTATCAAACAGTCAGGAAATTTCTTAGGACTGCTAACATTTACAGGGGTATTTTACTTCATTTTCGTTTGGTTTAGAGAACAAGTTTGTATTATCGCCTGTCCTTACGGCCGACTGCAAGGGGTGCTTTTGGATGATAAATCAATCAATGTTGCATACGATTTTGTACGTGGTGAAAAAGAAGTAGGACGAGCAAAATTTAACAAAAAAGAAGATCGGGCCCAAAGTGGTAAAGGTGATTGCATCGATTGTAATCAGTGCGTTCACGTTTGTCCAATGGGTATAGATATTAGAAATGGAACGCAACTAGAATGTACAAACTGTACTGCTTGTATAGATGAGTGCGACACCATTATGGAAAGTGTAGGTTTGCCTAAAGGACTAATTAGATATGCATCAGAAACAGAAATAGCCAAAAAAGAACCATTCAAGTTTACGGCTCGAATGAAAGGATATACGGCTGTTCTATTTATATTATTAGGTGTTTTAGTAGGCTTGCTTTTCTTGCGAAATGACGTTGAAGCGTCAGTACTTCGTCTTCCAGGCCAGCTATTTGAACATAAGGGAGATAAAATTTCAAATGTATACACCTATAAAATTGTAAATAAAACTAACAAAGACTTTACCGATGTTCGATTTGAATTAATATCACCAAAGGGTGAAATTAAAACGGTAGGTTCCAATCGTATTTTAGTCAAAAAGGGAGAGTTTGCACAAGGTACTATTTTTATAGAAATTGAATCGTTCCTGCTAGAAAGTGATAAGAGCAAATTACATATTGCTGTATATAATGGCGATATTTTGCTCGAGTCTACAACAACTAACTTCTTATCGCCTCGCAGTTTTAATTAG
- a CDS encoding FixH family protein yields the protein MKINWGKGIVIAFILFMSFILYFVVTMITNPAYDNEMVVEEYYKVDAEYGTVMDQLNAGNALTEKVKISHNAQAISVLFPSNIPADKIDGIITLYRPSSKILDFEVPIKISESELKIPADKLAGGVWKITVAWNYSGKKYMTTEQLYL from the coding sequence ATGAAAATTAATTGGGGAAAGGGAATTGTAATTGCATTCATTCTTTTTATGTCATTTATCTTATATTTTGTTGTTACAATGATCACTAATCCTGCCTATGATAATGAAATGGTTGTGGAGGAATATTATAAAGTAGATGCCGAATATGGTACTGTAATGGATCAATTAAATGCTGGAAACGCGCTCACTGAGAAAGTGAAAATTTCACATAATGCTCAAGCAATTTCTGTTCTATTTCCTTCAAATATTCCAGCCGACAAGATTGATGGAATTATAACTTTATACAGGCCTTCTAGCAAGATTCTTGATTTTGAAGTTCCGATCAAAATCTCTGAATCAGAGCTTAAAATTCCGGCTGACAAACTAGCCGGTGGAGTTTGGAAAATTACCGTCGCTTGGAATTACAGCGGAAAAAAATATATGACAACAGAACAGCTTTACTTATAG
- a CDS encoding sulfite exporter TauE/SafE family protein — protein sequence MLFTALVFGLLSSFHCVGMCGPIAMMLPVTHNNPPKKALQVALYHLGRLTSYSVLGLLFGIFGRGLYLAGFQQNLSIFIGIAILLVVIIPERTIAKWTFAQPIYKFVGRAKSKLGQQFKKSSFTSLYTIGVLNGLIPCGMVYVAIFGAIGMQNEFYGMFYMFLFGLGTIPLMTAVVYLKAFISVSMRNKINKIIPYVAAVVGILFILRGLGLGIPYVSPSNMSLFVSSADC from the coding sequence ATGTTATTTACAGCTTTAGTATTTGGACTTCTAAGCAGTTTTCACTGCGTAGGAATGTGCGGACCAATTGCGATGATGCTACCCGTAACTCACAACAATCCTCCCAAAAAAGCGCTACAAGTTGCGCTGTATCATCTAGGGCGTCTCACATCTTATAGTGTATTAGGCCTACTTTTTGGAATTTTTGGTCGTGGACTGTATTTGGCGGGTTTTCAACAAAATCTTTCCATATTTATTGGAATTGCTATTTTACTAGTGGTGATTATTCCCGAACGTACAATTGCTAAGTGGACATTTGCCCAACCAATTTATAAATTCGTTGGCAGAGCAAAATCTAAACTAGGGCAACAATTCAAAAAAAGTAGTTTCACATCTCTATATACTATTGGAGTACTCAACGGACTAATTCCTTGCGGAATGGTTTACGTAGCCATCTTTGGAGCAATTGGAATGCAGAATGAATTTTACGGAATGTTTTATATGTTTCTATTCGGACTAGGCACAATCCCGTTGATGACTGCGGTTGTTTATCTAAAAGCTTTTATAAGTGTTTCAATGCGTAATAAAATCAACAAGATTATTCCTTATGTAGCTGCAGTTGTGGGTATATTATTTATTCTGAGAGGTTTAGGTTTGGGAATTCCATATGTTTCCCCATCAAATATGAGCCTTTTTGTTAGCAGCGCAGATTGCTAA
- the hemN gene encoding oxygen-independent coproporphyrinogen III oxidase, with protein MKNSLVRKYNVPGPRYTSYPTVPYWDQNTFDFEIWKKTLKKSFSESNKTEGISLYIHLPFCENLCTFCGCHKRITKNHDNEDPYIKAVLKEWLLYCELFDKKPIIKEVHLGGGTPTFFSHENLKLLIDGIFALADKTANCEMSFEGHPNNTTKEHLQTLYDLGFRRVSYGVQDYSEKIQKAIHRFQTFQQVAKVTLWAREIGYESVSHDLIFGLPFQTKEDVIDSIEKTKSLRPDRLAFYSYAHVPWIKGTGQRGFNDEDVPKDETKRELYEVGKQMLFEKGYQEIGMDHFAVESDSLYKAFKTGGMHRNFMGYSASKTQLMIGLGASSIGDSWYSFGQNEKKIETYYELLNQDKLPIVKGHILTEEDLMIRRHILNLMCNFKTTWHEPSEQFGELPEILDQLQEMEEDGLLILGERSIEVTEEGKAYVRNICMAFDLLLKRKAPSTKLFSMTI; from the coding sequence AAAACTCTTTAGTACGAAAATATAATGTTCCAGGGCCACGATATACCAGTTATCCAACTGTACCTTATTGGGACCAAAACACCTTTGATTTTGAAATCTGGAAGAAAACTCTAAAGAAGTCATTTTCTGAAAGCAATAAAACCGAAGGAATAAGTTTGTACATACACTTGCCTTTTTGCGAAAATCTCTGCACCTTTTGCGGATGTCATAAGCGAATTACAAAAAATCATGACAATGAAGATCCGTATATAAAAGCTGTGTTGAAAGAGTGGCTTTTGTATTGCGAACTTTTTGACAAGAAACCAATTATAAAAGAAGTTCACTTGGGTGGCGGAACACCAACTTTTTTTTCTCATGAAAACCTTAAATTATTGATCGACGGAATATTTGCTTTAGCAGATAAAACCGCTAATTGCGAAATGAGTTTTGAAGGTCATCCTAATAATACAACCAAAGAGCATTTGCAAACCTTATATGATTTAGGATTTAGGAGGGTGAGTTATGGAGTTCAAGATTATTCAGAAAAAATTCAGAAAGCAATTCACAGATTTCAAACTTTCCAGCAAGTTGCAAAAGTAACATTATGGGCGAGAGAGATCGGGTATGAATCTGTTAGTCATGATCTTATTTTCGGACTACCGTTTCAAACAAAGGAGGATGTGATTGATTCTATCGAAAAGACAAAATCACTCCGACCTGATCGGTTGGCATTTTATAGCTATGCACACGTGCCATGGATTAAAGGCACGGGACAGCGAGGTTTTAATGATGAAGATGTGCCAAAAGATGAGACCAAAAGAGAATTATACGAAGTAGGAAAGCAAATGCTTTTTGAAAAAGGATACCAAGAAATTGGAATGGATCACTTTGCAGTAGAATCTGATTCTTTGTACAAAGCTTTTAAAACTGGCGGAATGCACCGAAACTTTATGGGTTATAGTGCTTCAAAAACTCAATTGATGATTGGGTTAGGAGCATCTTCGATTGGAGATTCTTGGTATAGTTTTGGACAAAACGAGAAGAAAATCGAAACCTATTATGAATTATTGAACCAAGATAAATTGCCAATCGTAAAAGGACATATTTTGACCGAGGAAGACTTGATGATTCGTCGACATATTTTAAATTTGATGTGCAACTTCAAAACTACTTGGCACGAACCTTCGGAGCAATTTGGTGAGTTGCCAGAAATTTTAGATCAATTACAAGAAATGGAAGAAGACGGATTGCTGATTTTAGGTGAGCGATCGATTGAAGTAACAGAAGAAGGAAAAGCTTACGTTCGGAATATTTGTATGGCATTTGATCTTTTGCTAAAGCGGAAAGCACCGTCCACAAAATTGTTCTCGATGACAATTTAA